Proteins from a genomic interval of Nitrosomonas sp.:
- a CDS encoding class I SAM-dependent methyltransferase codes for MVNPSSRSPFEESWRKRFEKFAAKSDDDAGVAGWSPTGLETRLRCFVRLWKQNSDDKNRLWLDAGCGAGTYARYLTDQGMEVIGMDYSLPALQKASAKNAGDTIHWCAADVTKLPVKSEKFDGALCFGVTQALSQSNDAIAQLVACVKPGGEIWIDALNGKCLPHAWERFVLWLGKRPHHLRYESSGNLKQIMQTCQLTDITLFWLPMLPARWGRYQYLLETTGSRWIFQHIPVVGVLFSHALILRARRSQA; via the coding sequence ATGGTTAATCCCTCCTCCAGATCACCATTCGAAGAATCCTGGCGTAAACGATTCGAGAAATTCGCTGCCAAATCAGACGATGATGCAGGCGTAGCCGGCTGGTCGCCGACAGGGCTGGAGACCAGGCTGCGGTGTTTCGTGCGCTTATGGAAGCAAAATTCAGATGACAAAAACAGATTATGGCTTGATGCAGGCTGTGGTGCAGGCACTTATGCCAGATATTTGACTGATCAGGGAATGGAGGTGATCGGAATGGATTATTCCTTGCCGGCATTACAAAAAGCCAGTGCGAAAAATGCTGGTGATACGATCCACTGGTGCGCAGCTGATGTCACCAAATTACCGGTTAAATCAGAAAAATTTGACGGCGCACTGTGCTTTGGCGTAACCCAGGCGCTTAGTCAATCCAACGATGCGATTGCGCAGCTGGTCGCTTGCGTCAAACCCGGGGGAGAAATCTGGATTGATGCGTTAAATGGCAAATGCCTTCCTCACGCCTGGGAGCGTTTTGTTCTCTGGCTTGGCAAGCGTCCTCATCATCTACGTTACGAATCATCCGGCAATCTTAAACAGATTATGCAAACCTGTCAGCTCACGGATATCACCTTGTTCTGGCTGCCCATGCTACCTGCCCGCTGGGGCCGATATCAATATCTACTTGAGACAACAGGAAGCAGATGGATTTTCCAACATATCCCTGTAGTCGGGGTATTGTTTAGCCATGCCCTGATACTTCGCGCCCGGCGCAGTCAGGCATAA
- the fghA gene encoding S-formylglutathione hydrolase, with translation MPSKLKVRSQHLCFGGIQGFYEHHSQIIDLPMRFSVYEPPQTQHSRRPVLFFLAGLTCTEETFMIKAGAQRYAAERGILLVSPDTSPRHTGIAGEAEDWEVGTGASFYLDAIEAPWSRYFRMESYLTQELLEIIVQKFPADPERIGISGHSMGGHGALTLAMRHPQIFRSVSAFAPVAAPVNCLWGQKAFSRYLGESTELWKKHDSTELIESGHHLPAPLIDQGMNDPFLTEQLHPDYFETACQKMNQPLTLRRHPGYDHSYYFIHTFIEDHIRHHLETRI, from the coding sequence ATGCCCAGCAAACTAAAAGTCAGAAGCCAGCATCTCTGTTTCGGCGGAATACAGGGTTTCTACGAGCATCATTCGCAGATCATCGATTTGCCGATGCGCTTTTCAGTATATGAACCCCCGCAAACTCAGCATTCCAGGCGACCAGTATTGTTTTTTCTCGCCGGACTCACCTGTACCGAGGAAACATTCATGATCAAGGCTGGCGCACAGCGTTATGCTGCCGAACGGGGAATATTACTGGTCAGCCCGGACACCAGCCCGCGTCATACCGGTATAGCTGGAGAAGCAGAAGACTGGGAAGTGGGAACCGGAGCCAGTTTTTATCTTGACGCCATCGAAGCGCCCTGGTCACGATATTTCCGTATGGAAAGCTATCTGACTCAGGAGCTGCTGGAGATCATTGTCCAAAAGTTTCCAGCTGACCCCGAGCGGATCGGCATTTCTGGCCATTCGATGGGCGGGCATGGTGCACTCACGCTGGCCATGCGTCACCCACAAATCTTTCGCTCGGTTTCCGCTTTCGCACCAGTCGCCGCACCCGTCAACTGCCTGTGGGGACAGAAGGCTTTCAGCCGTTATCTGGGAGAATCCACTGAATTATGGAAGAAACACGATAGTACCGAATTGATTGAATCTGGTCACCACTTGCCTGCTCCCCTGATCGATCAGGGTATGAATGATCCGTTTCTGACCGAACAGCTCCATCCGGATTATTTCGAAACTGCCTGCCAAAAAATGAACCAGCCATTGACACTGCGTCGCCACCCAGGTTATGACCACAGCTACTATTTTATCCACACGTTTATTGAGGATCATATACGCCATCACCTGGAAACACGGATCTAA